In one Umezawaea sp. Da 62-37 genomic region, the following are encoded:
- a CDS encoding pitrilysin family protein translates to MAAAASAPGTRGRPRLATPGHLQKPGTTRQLEPSVRRSVLPSGLRVITEQIPTVRSASVGLWVQVGSRDERPEVAGAAHYLEHLLFKGTANRTAAAIAEEIDAVGGELNAFTAKEHTCYYAHVIDEDLPLAMDLVSDVVFEALCEERDFETERGVVLEEIAMRDDDPEDLLHDAFSEALMGGHVLGKPVLGTEESIGAMSRDALFTFYKRRYTLPKMVLAVAGNVDHNHVMRLARKALGDRLTRQGTPVAPRAGRARIASGRKLVLNTDDTEQAHLMLGVRALDRHDERRFALNVLNAALGGGMSSRLFQEIRERRGLAYQVYSSIGSYADTGSLSVYAGCQPDRLGDVAGVIREVLLQVADEGMSDAEVARGKGQLRGGLVLGLEDTSSRMSRIGKGELNYSDYLSVDDTLAKIDAVTSEDVAALAKELLRRPVAAAVVGPYDHVEDLPSQVHEVIS, encoded by the coding sequence ATGGCGGCGGCCGCGAGTGCTCCTGGCACTCGCGGCCGTCCGCGTCTGGCGACCCCCGGCCATCTCCAGAAGCCGGGGACGACGCGTCAGCTCGAGCCGTCGGTGCGCCGCAGCGTGCTGCCGTCAGGTCTGCGCGTGATCACCGAACAGATCCCCACGGTGCGTTCGGCGTCGGTCGGCCTGTGGGTGCAGGTCGGCTCGCGCGACGAGCGCCCCGAGGTCGCGGGCGCCGCGCACTACCTGGAACACCTGCTGTTCAAGGGAACCGCGAACCGCACCGCGGCGGCCATCGCCGAGGAGATCGACGCGGTCGGTGGTGAACTCAACGCGTTCACCGCGAAGGAGCACACCTGCTACTACGCGCACGTCATCGACGAGGACCTGCCGCTGGCGATGGACCTCGTCTCCGACGTCGTGTTCGAGGCGCTGTGCGAGGAACGCGACTTCGAGACCGAACGCGGAGTCGTGCTCGAAGAGATCGCGATGCGCGACGACGACCCCGAAGACCTGCTGCACGACGCGTTCTCCGAAGCCCTGATGGGCGGGCACGTCCTGGGCAAGCCGGTGCTCGGCACCGAGGAGTCCATCGGCGCGATGAGCCGCGACGCGCTGTTCACGTTCTACAAGCGCCGCTACACGCTGCCGAAGATGGTGCTCGCGGTCGCGGGCAACGTCGACCACAACCACGTGATGCGGTTGGCGCGCAAGGCTTTGGGCGACCGGCTGACGCGGCAGGGCACGCCGGTGGCACCGCGCGCCGGTCGTGCGCGGATCGCGTCGGGCCGCAAGCTCGTGCTCAACACCGACGACACCGAGCAGGCGCACCTGATGCTCGGCGTCCGAGCGCTGGACCGGCACGACGAGCGCAGGTTCGCGCTCAACGTGCTCAACGCGGCGCTCGGCGGCGGCATGAGTTCCCGGCTGTTCCAGGAGATCCGCGAACGCCGGGGCCTCGCCTACCAGGTGTACTCGTCGATCGGGTCGTACGCGGACACCGGCAGCCTGTCGGTCTACGCGGGCTGCCAGCCCGACCGGCTCGGCGACGTCGCGGGCGTGATCCGCGAAGTGCTGCTCCAGGTCGCCGACGAGGGCATGTCGGACGCGGAGGTGGCCCGCGGCAAGGGCCAGCTGCGCGGTGGGCTCGTGCTCGGGCTGGAGGACACCAGCTCGCGGATGTCCCGCATCGGCAAGGGGGAGCTGAACTACAGCGACTACCTGTCGGTGGACGACACCCTCGCGAAGATCGACGCGGTGACCTCGGAAGACGTGGCCGCACTGGCCAAGGAGCTGCTCCGACGTCCGGTCGCCGCCGCCGTCGTCGGCCCGTACGACCACGTTGAAGACCTGCCTTCCCAGGTGCACGAGGTGATCTCATGA
- a CDS encoding polyribonucleotide nucleotidyltransferase: MTEVEVHETAAVIDNGKFGTRTIRFETGRLARQAAGSVVAYLDDETMLLSATTASKHPKEHFDFFPLTVDVEERMYAAGRIPGSFFRREGRPSTDAILTCRLIDRPLRPSFVDGLRNEIQVVITVMSLNPQDLYDVVAINAASASTQLAGLPFSGPIGGVRVALIEGQWVAFPTYEQLEKAVFDMVVAGRVVGDDVAIMMVEAEATDNVIDLIGEGATAPTEEVVAAGLEAAKPFIKVLVEAQAELARVAAKETGVFPTYPAYQPDAFTAVEEAASTDLAAALTVSGKADRESRIDEVKAATLEKLATAFEGREKEIGAAFRSLNKKLVRQRILRDNIRIDGRGLTDIRSLGAEVALIPRAHGSALFERGETQILGVTTLNMLRMEQQIDSLTPETHKRYLHHYNFPPYSTGETGRVGSPKRREIGHGALAERALMPVLPKRDEFPYAIRQVSEALSSNGSTSMGSVCASTMSLLNAGVPLKAPVSGIAMGLVSDEVDGETRYVAITDILGAEDAFGDMDFKVAGTKEFVTALQLDTKLDGIPSEVLRKALGQARDARLTILEVMAEAIDAPDEMSPFSPRVTSVKIPTDKIGEVIGPKGKMINSITEQTGADISIEDDGTIYVGAADGPSAEAAIDMINAIANPQLPKVGERFLGTVVKTAAFGAFVSLLPGRDGLVHISKLGGGKRIGKVEDVVKVGDKLRVEIADIDQRGKISLIVVSEETATTEAAPADDADAPVPAESAAQ, translated from the coding sequence ATGACTGAAGTAGAGGTCCACGAGACCGCCGCCGTTATCGACAACGGCAAGTTCGGCACCCGCACCATCCGCTTCGAGACCGGCCGCCTGGCCCGTCAGGCCGCGGGTTCCGTCGTCGCGTACCTGGACGACGAGACCATGCTGCTGTCCGCCACCACGGCGTCGAAGCACCCCAAGGAGCACTTCGACTTCTTCCCCCTCACGGTGGACGTCGAGGAGCGCATGTACGCCGCGGGTCGCATCCCCGGCTCGTTCTTCCGCCGCGAAGGTCGCCCGTCGACCGACGCGATCCTGACCTGCCGCCTGATCGACCGGCCGCTGCGTCCGTCCTTCGTGGACGGTCTCCGCAACGAGATCCAGGTCGTCATCACGGTGATGAGCCTCAACCCGCAGGACCTGTACGACGTCGTGGCGATCAACGCCGCGTCCGCGTCGACGCAGCTCGCGGGTCTGCCGTTCTCCGGCCCGATCGGTGGCGTCCGCGTCGCCCTCATCGAGGGCCAGTGGGTCGCGTTCCCGACCTACGAGCAGCTCGAGAAGGCCGTCTTCGACATGGTCGTCGCCGGCCGCGTCGTGGGTGACGACGTCGCGATCATGATGGTCGAGGCCGAGGCCACCGACAACGTGATCGACCTGATCGGCGAGGGCGCGACCGCCCCCACCGAGGAGGTCGTGGCCGCGGGTCTCGAAGCCGCGAAGCCGTTCATCAAGGTCCTCGTCGAGGCGCAGGCCGAGCTGGCCCGCGTCGCGGCGAAGGAGACCGGCGTGTTCCCGACGTACCCGGCCTACCAGCCGGACGCGTTCACCGCCGTCGAGGAGGCCGCTTCCACGGACCTCGCCGCGGCGCTGACGGTGTCGGGCAAGGCGGACCGCGAGTCGCGCATCGACGAGGTCAAGGCCGCCACGCTGGAGAAGCTCGCCACCGCGTTCGAGGGTCGCGAGAAGGAGATCGGCGCGGCGTTCCGCTCGCTGAACAAGAAGCTGGTCCGCCAGCGGATCCTGCGCGACAACATCCGCATCGACGGCCGCGGCCTGACCGACATCCGCTCGCTGGGTGCCGAGGTCGCGCTGATCCCGAGGGCGCACGGTTCCGCGCTGTTCGAGCGCGGCGAGACCCAGATCCTGGGTGTCACCACGCTGAACATGCTCCGCATGGAGCAGCAGATCGACTCCCTCACGCCGGAGACGCACAAGCGCTACCTGCACCACTACAACTTCCCGCCCTACTCGACCGGTGAGACCGGCCGGGTCGGTTCGCCGAAGCGCCGCGAGATCGGCCACGGCGCGCTCGCCGAGCGGGCGTTGATGCCGGTGCTGCCCAAGCGCGACGAGTTCCCCTACGCGATCCGCCAGGTCTCCGAGGCGCTGAGCTCCAACGGCTCCACCTCGATGGGCTCGGTCTGCGCGTCGACCATGTCGCTGCTGAACGCCGGTGTGCCCCTCAAGGCGCCGGTCTCCGGCATCGCGATGGGTCTCGTCTCCGACGAGGTCGACGGTGAGACGCGCTACGTCGCCATCACCGACATCCTCGGCGCCGAGGACGCGTTCGGCGACATGGACTTCAAGGTCGCGGGCACCAAGGAGTTCGTGACCGCGCTCCAGCTCGACACCAAGCTGGACGGCATCCCGTCCGAGGTGCTGCGCAAGGCGCTCGGCCAGGCGCGCGACGCCAGGCTCACCATCCTGGAGGTCATGGCCGAGGCCATCGACGCCCCGGACGAGATGAGCCCGTTCTCCCCTCGCGTCACGTCGGTCAAGATCCCGACGGACAAGATCGGCGAGGTCATCGGCCCGAAGGGCAAGATGATCAACTCGATCACCGAGCAGACCGGTGCCGACATCTCGATCGAGGACGACGGCACGATCTACGTCGGCGCGGCGGACGGCCCCTCGGCCGAAGCGGCGATCGACATGATCAACGCGATCGCCAACCCGCAGCTCCCGAAGGTCGGCGAGCGCTTCCTGGGCACCGTGGTGAAGACCGCGGCGTTCGGCGCGTTCGTCTCCCTGCTGCCGGGTCGTGACGGTCTGGTCCACATCTCCAAGCTCGGTGGCGGCAAGCGCATCGGCAAGGTGGAAGACGTCGTCAAGGTCGGCGACAAGCTCCGCGTGGAGATCGCCGACATCGACCAGCGCGGCAAGATCAGCCTCATCGTGGTCTCCGAGGAGACCGCGACCACCGAGGCTGCTCCGGCCGACGACGCCGATGCCCCTGTGCCCGCGGAGTCCGCAGCGCAGTGA
- the rpsO gene encoding 30S ribosomal protein S15, with translation MALTTDQKKTILTEYGVHDTDTGSAEAQIALLSKRISDLTGHLRTHKHDHHSRRGLLLLVGRRRRLLNYLAKVDINRYRSLIGRLGLRR, from the coding sequence GTGGCACTGACCACTGACCAGAAGAAGACCATCCTGACCGAGTACGGCGTCCACGACACGGACACCGGCTCCGCCGAGGCCCAGATCGCGCTGCTGAGCAAGCGCATCAGCGACCTGACCGGGCACCTCAGGACCCACAAGCACGACCACCACTCGCGTCGCGGGCTGCTGCTGCTGGTCGGCCGTCGCCGCCGGCTGCTCAACTACCTCGCGAAGGTGGACATCAACCGCTACCGCTCGCTCATCGGGCGACTCGGCCTGCGTCGTTGA
- a CDS encoding helix-turn-helix transcriptional regulator — MEDHKIVQRNIALQREWYGEPLGDRVRRLVVAFRVSQAQLAEVLGISAPMLSQVMSGRRAKIGNPSVLARMIMLERKVLTPDVATGAPEALQRALEEVRVSKPTVSRDSLPVNGAGDETVVLTNLRRIADRRELAQAADVLDDEFPALADLLRRAGRGR, encoded by the coding sequence GTGGAGGACCACAAGATCGTTCAGCGCAACATCGCGTTGCAGCGCGAGTGGTACGGGGAACCCCTGGGTGATCGCGTGCGCCGCCTGGTGGTCGCTTTCCGCGTGTCGCAGGCGCAGCTCGCCGAGGTGCTCGGCATCAGCGCGCCCATGCTGAGCCAGGTGATGTCGGGGCGGCGGGCGAAGATCGGCAACCCGTCCGTGCTCGCGCGGATGATCATGCTCGAGCGCAAGGTCCTCACCCCGGACGTCGCGACGGGCGCGCCCGAGGCGCTCCAGCGCGCGCTGGAGGAGGTGCGCGTCTCGAAGCCGACGGTGAGCCGCGACTCGCTCCCGGTCAACGGCGCGGGCGACGAGACGGTCGTGCTGACGAACCTGCGCCGCATCGCCGACCGACGTGAACTGGCGCAGGCCGCCGACGTGCTGGACGACGAGTTCCCAGCCCTCGCCGACCTGCTCCGCCGAGCCGGCCGAGGCCGTTAA
- a CDS encoding bifunctional riboflavin kinase/FAD synthetase, with amino-acid sequence MQRWRGLDHLPGGWGRCVVTIGVFDGVHNGHQVLIGRAVELAREKGVPCVVMTFDPHPSEVVRPGSHPAQLTTLRRRAELVESLGADVFCVLPFTVELSRMPANEFVHEVLVERLHAAAVVVGQNFTFGQKAAGNVDLLRRLGQRFGFVTEGADLVTDTKGGDGGVTFSSTYIRACIDAGDVAAAAVALGRPHRLEGIVVRGDGRGKELGFPTANLSMTRFAAVPADGVYACWFVHSSGRKLGAAVSVGTNPTFSGRERRVEAYVLDVDEDFYGQRVALDFVTRVRGQLKFDSSDELVVEMHRDVEKVRDLLDQA; translated from the coding sequence GTGCAACGCTGGCGAGGGCTAGACCACCTACCAGGCGGCTGGGGCCGCTGCGTCGTCACCATCGGCGTCTTCGACGGTGTCCACAACGGCCACCAGGTCCTGATCGGCAGAGCCGTCGAGCTCGCTCGGGAGAAGGGCGTGCCCTGCGTCGTCATGACGTTCGACCCGCACCCCTCCGAGGTCGTCCGCCCCGGTAGCCACCCGGCACAGCTCACCACCCTCCGCCGCCGCGCCGAGCTCGTCGAGAGCCTCGGCGCGGACGTCTTCTGCGTCCTCCCGTTCACCGTCGAGCTGTCGCGCATGCCCGCGAACGAGTTCGTGCACGAGGTCCTCGTGGAACGCCTGCACGCGGCGGCCGTGGTGGTCGGCCAGAACTTCACCTTCGGCCAGAAGGCCGCGGGCAACGTCGACCTGCTCCGGCGTCTCGGCCAGCGGTTCGGCTTCGTCACGGAAGGGGCGGATCTCGTGACCGACACCAAGGGGGGCGACGGTGGCGTCACCTTCTCCTCGACCTACATCCGCGCCTGCATCGACGCCGGCGACGTGGCCGCCGCGGCGGTCGCGCTCGGCAGGCCGCACCGGCTGGAGGGCATCGTCGTGCGGGGCGACGGGCGCGGCAAGGAGCTGGGGTTCCCCACCGCGAACCTGTCGATGACCCGGTTCGCCGCGGTCCCGGCCGACGGCGTCTACGCCTGCTGGTTCGTCCACTCCTCCGGCCGCAAGCTCGGCGCCGCCGTGTCGGTGGGCACGAACCCGACCTTCTCCGGCCGCGAGCGCCGCGTGGAGGCGTACGTGCTGGACGTGGACGAGGACTTCTACGGGCAGCGCGTGGCGCTCGACTTCGTGACCCGCGTGCGCGGCCAGCTGAAGTTCGACAGCAGCGACGAGCTCGTCGTGGAGATGCACCGGGACGTCGAGAAGGTGAGGGACTTGCTCGATCAGGCGTGA
- the truB gene encoding tRNA pseudouridine(55) synthase TruB, whose protein sequence is MSATPRQPRPTVPPGLVVIDKPDGMTSHDVVARVRRILGTRKVGHAGTLDPMATGVLVLGIERATKLLGHLALDSKAYLSTISLGSSTTTDDAEGEVLSTVDASAVPEDLIRAGVAKLTGPIQQVPSAVSAVKVDGKRAYARVRAGEEVSLPPRPVTVHRFDVLSIRREGATTELDVMVECSSGTYVRALARDLGADLGVGGHLAALRRTRVGPFDLRVARTLEKLEADPGLSLDLDSAVATAFPRREIEPAEVVALSHGQRLPAGGFEGTYGVFGPDGHVVALAKDEEGVARSVVVLSPAG, encoded by the coding sequence GTGTCCGCAACCCCTCGCCAGCCCCGCCCCACCGTCCCGCCCGGTCTGGTCGTCATCGACAAGCCGGACGGCATGACGTCGCACGACGTCGTCGCCCGCGTGCGCCGCATCCTCGGCACCCGCAAGGTCGGCCACGCCGGCACCCTCGACCCGATGGCGACCGGCGTCCTCGTGCTCGGCATCGAGCGCGCGACCAAGCTCCTGGGCCACCTCGCCCTGGACAGCAAGGCCTACCTGTCCACGATCAGCCTCGGCTCGTCGACCACCACCGACGACGCCGAGGGCGAGGTCCTGTCCACAGTGGACGCCTCCGCCGTGCCCGAGGACCTGATCCGCGCGGGCGTGGCGAAGCTGACCGGGCCGATCCAGCAGGTGCCCAGCGCCGTGAGCGCGGTGAAGGTCGACGGCAAGCGGGCGTACGCGCGGGTGCGGGCGGGCGAGGAGGTCAGCCTGCCGCCGCGACCGGTGACGGTGCACCGGTTCGACGTGCTGTCGATCCGGCGCGAGGGGGCGACCACCGAGCTGGACGTCATGGTGGAGTGCTCGTCCGGGACCTACGTGCGGGCCCTGGCTCGCGACCTCGGGGCGGACCTGGGCGTCGGCGGACACCTGGCGGCCCTGCGCCGGACGCGGGTCGGGCCGTTCGACCTGAGGGTCGCCCGCACCCTGGAGAAGCTGGAGGCGGATCCGGGGCTCTCGCTTGACCTGGACTCGGCCGTCGCCACGGCCTTCCCGCGCCGCGAGATCGAGCCCGCCGAGGTCGTCGCGCTGTCCCACGGCCAGCGGCTCCCGGCAGGCGGCTTCGAGGGCACCTACGGCGTCTTCGGGCCGGACGGGCACGTGGTCGCACTGGCCAAGGACGAGGAGGGTGTCGCCAGGTCGGTGGTAGTCCTCTCGCCCGCGGGCTAG
- a CDS encoding MFS transporter gives MPVDRATKQAWLIWTTAIVIYIAALFHRTSLGVAGLEASERFGVGPAALGTFTVFQIGLYALMQIPTGLLVDRFGPRRVLTAAALLMGTGQVLFAIADSYPLGLLARGVLGVGDAMTWVSVLRLAAAHFPARRFPVIVSISAALGGLGNLAATVPLTLLLGGAGWTWTFLFAGVVTAAYALVAGWRLRDLPAGVVMPVLPPQPLGVVLRKVATAWSVPGTRLGFWTHFSTMSTPAVLGLLWGFPYLVEAQGLSRSAASSALSLLVVGAVASGPLLGSVISRKPELRMPIATWFLVGAVVVWTVLLAWPGGVVPAPVVMAAFVVLSLGGPISGIAFALARDYNPMHRVSTATGVVNVGGFAAVTASALTVGVLLDLFAWLPPAQAYRIAFLAPAALLVVGAWRTAVWWRRARTAVFEAEARGEDVPVQLRRRRWDAYVAA, from the coding sequence TTGCCGGTCGATCGCGCCACGAAGCAAGCGTGGCTGATCTGGACCACCGCCATCGTCATCTACATCGCCGCGCTGTTCCACCGCACGTCACTGGGCGTCGCAGGGCTGGAAGCGAGCGAGCGGTTCGGGGTTGGCCCGGCCGCACTGGGCACCTTCACGGTGTTCCAGATCGGGCTCTACGCCCTGATGCAGATCCCCACCGGACTCCTCGTGGACCGCTTCGGTCCACGCCGGGTCCTCACCGCCGCCGCCCTGCTGATGGGCACCGGCCAGGTCCTCTTCGCCATCGCCGACTCCTACCCGCTCGGCCTGCTCGCCCGCGGTGTCCTCGGCGTCGGCGACGCCATGACCTGGGTCAGCGTGCTGCGCCTCGCCGCCGCGCACTTCCCCGCCCGCCGCTTCCCGGTGATCGTGTCGATCTCCGCCGCGCTCGGCGGCCTCGGCAACCTGGCCGCCACCGTCCCGCTGACGCTGCTGCTCGGCGGCGCGGGGTGGACGTGGACGTTCCTGTTCGCGGGCGTGGTGACGGCCGCCTACGCGCTGGTCGCCGGGTGGCGGCTGCGCGACCTGCCCGCCGGGGTCGTCATGCCCGTGCTGCCACCGCAGCCGCTCGGCGTCGTGCTGCGCAAGGTCGCCACGGCGTGGAGCGTGCCGGGCACCCGCCTCGGCTTCTGGACGCACTTCTCCACGATGTCGACCCCCGCCGTCCTCGGTCTGCTGTGGGGCTTCCCGTACCTGGTCGAGGCGCAGGGCCTGTCCCGCTCGGCGGCCAGTTCCGCGCTCAGCCTGCTGGTCGTCGGCGCCGTCGCGTCGGGTCCGCTGCTCGGCTCGGTCATCTCCCGCAAGCCGGAACTGCGGATGCCCATCGCCACCTGGTTCCTCGTCGGGGCGGTGGTCGTCTGGACCGTGCTGCTCGCCTGGCCCGGAGGCGTCGTGCCCGCGCCGGTCGTGATGGCGGCGTTCGTGGTGCTCTCGCTGGGCGGCCCGATCTCCGGCATCGCCTTCGCGCTGGCCCGCGACTACAACCCGATGCACCGCGTCAGCACCGCCACCGGTGTCGTCAACGTCGGCGGCTTCGCGGCCGTCACCGCGTCGGCGCTGACCGTGGGCGTGCTGCTGGACCTGTTCGCGTGGCTGCCGCCCGCGCAGGCCTACCGGATCGCCTTCCTGGCACCGGCCGCGCTGCTCGTGGTCGGGGCCTGGCGCACCGCGGTCTGGTGGCGCCGCGCCCGCACGGCGGTCTTCGAAGCGGAGGCCCGCGGCGAGGACGTACCGGTCCAGTTGCGGCGCAGGCGCTGGGACGCCTACGTCGCAGCCTAA
- a CDS encoding MATE family efflux transporter, which translates to MIDDRVPARRVLGLAAPALGVLAAEPLYVLVDTAVVGHLGALPLAGLALGGVLFTQVAAQLTFLSYGTTARTARLHGAGRRAEAVEEGVQATWLALGVGVLLVVLGQLFAPPLARLLAGDGEVAAAAVGWLRIALFGAPFVLVTMAGNGWMRGVQETARPLRYVLLGNGLSAILCPVLVYWAGWGLEGSAVANVVAQVVSAVLFFRALTVERVALRPVPALMRAQLGLGRDLVLRSLAFQACFVSAASVAARTSIAAVGAHQVVLQLWTALALVLDSLAIAAQAIVGAALGAGERTKARRFAWQITWYGLVFGVVLGIVFASVAGVLPRVFTTDAGVLAEIPHAWWFFVALQPIAGVVFALDGVLLGAGDTAFLRTATLLSAVVGFLPMVWASLAFDWGLVGIWTGLSAFMVLRLISVLLRTRSEGWSVVGAVR; encoded by the coding sequence GTGATCGACGACCGGGTGCCCGCGCGGCGGGTGCTGGGCTTGGCGGCGCCGGCGTTGGGAGTGCTGGCGGCTGAGCCGCTGTACGTGCTGGTCGACACGGCCGTGGTGGGGCATCTCGGCGCGCTCCCGCTGGCCGGTCTCGCGTTGGGCGGTGTGCTGTTCACGCAGGTGGCGGCGCAGCTGACGTTCCTGTCCTACGGCACGACCGCGCGCACGGCCCGGTTGCACGGGGCCGGGCGGCGGGCGGAGGCCGTGGAGGAAGGGGTGCAGGCGACGTGGCTGGCGCTCGGCGTGGGGGTGCTGCTGGTGGTGCTCGGGCAGCTGTTCGCGCCACCGCTGGCCCGGCTGCTCGCCGGTGACGGGGAAGTCGCCGCGGCGGCGGTGGGCTGGCTGCGGATCGCGTTGTTCGGAGCGCCGTTCGTGCTGGTCACGATGGCGGGCAACGGGTGGATGCGCGGTGTGCAGGAGACCGCGCGGCCACTGCGGTACGTGCTGCTGGGCAACGGGCTGTCCGCGATCCTCTGCCCGGTGCTCGTCTACTGGGCGGGCTGGGGGTTGGAGGGGTCGGCGGTCGCGAACGTGGTGGCGCAGGTCGTGTCCGCGGTGCTGTTCTTCCGCGCGCTGACCGTCGAGCGGGTGGCGCTGCGCCCGGTGCCCGCGCTGATGCGCGCCCAGCTCGGCCTCGGCCGCGACCTGGTGCTGCGCAGCCTCGCCTTCCAGGCGTGCTTCGTCTCGGCCGCGTCGGTGGCCGCGCGCACGTCCATCGCGGCCGTCGGAGCGCACCAGGTGGTGTTGCAGCTGTGGACGGCGCTGGCGCTGGTGCTGGACTCGCTCGCCATCGCCGCGCAGGCGATCGTCGGCGCGGCGCTCGGCGCGGGGGAGCGGACCAAGGCGCGTCGGTTCGCGTGGCAGATCACCTGGTACGGGCTGGTGTTCGGGGTGGTGCTCGGGATCGTCTTCGCGTCGGTCGCGGGTGTGCTGCCCAGGGTGTTCACCACGGACGCGGGCGTGCTCGCGGAGATCCCGCACGCGTGGTGGTTCTTCGTTGCGCTGCAACCGATCGCGGGCGTGGTGTTCGCATTGGACGGTGTGCTGCTCGGCGCGGGCGACACGGCGTTCCTGCGCACGGCGACGCTGCTGTCGGCGGTGGTGGGGTTCCTGCCGATGGTGTGGGCGTCGCTCGCGTTCGACTGGGGGCTGGTCGGGATCTGGACCGGGCTGTCGGCGTTCATGGTGCTGCGGTTGATCTCGGTGCTGCTGCGCACCCGTTCGGAGGGGTGGTCGGTGGTGGGCGCGGTCCGATAG
- a CDS encoding DHH family phosphoesterase, with protein sequence MPLDLTADLAAAAEVLAAASEVTLLAHVNPDADALGSAFALGLALHRRGVRVLVSFGAPAEVPETLRGLDVAGLLVPPSAIPAAPAVLVALDAGSVGRLGPLGDRVAATIAAGGQVVVLDHHVSNPGFGTVNVVDDRAEATALVVLRLLDVMGVEVDEPIARCVYAGLVTDTRSFRHASSETHHVAARLLDAGVDAEAVARPLMDSHPFGYLGMLATVLSRAALDRSAVRGLGLVHAVVTLEDAAGLRPEEVESVVDLVRTAQEAEVAAVLKELRPSTWSVSLRSVSRIDVREVAQLLGGGGHRRAAGFTARGDAAGVLADLLGALETVEPEAGA encoded by the coding sequence GTGCCCCTTGACCTGACTGCGGATCTCGCCGCGGCTGCGGAAGTGCTCGCGGCCGCCAGTGAAGTCACCCTGCTGGCCCATGTGAACCCGGATGCCGACGCGCTGGGCAGTGCCTTCGCGTTGGGGCTCGCCCTGCATCGGCGTGGTGTGCGGGTGCTGGTGTCGTTCGGAGCGCCTGCTGAGGTGCCCGAGACGTTGCGCGGCCTGGACGTGGCCGGGTTGTTGGTGCCGCCGTCCGCGATTCCGGCCGCGCCCGCGGTGCTGGTGGCGTTGGACGCGGGCAGTGTGGGGCGGTTGGGGCCGTTGGGGGATCGGGTGGCGGCGACGATCGCGGCTGGGGGGCAGGTGGTGGTGTTGGACCACCACGTGTCGAATCCCGGTTTCGGCACGGTGAACGTGGTCGACGATCGGGCTGAGGCGACCGCGTTGGTGGTGCTGCGGTTGCTGGACGTGATGGGTGTGGAGGTCGACGAGCCGATCGCGCGGTGCGTGTACGCGGGGCTGGTGACTGATACGCGGTCGTTCCGGCACGCGAGTTCGGAGACGCACCACGTGGCCGCGCGGTTGTTGGACGCGGGGGTGGACGCGGAGGCGGTGGCGCGGCCGTTGATGGACAGCCATCCGTTCGGGTACCTGGGCATGTTGGCGACGGTGTTGAGTCGTGCCGCCCTGGACCGGTCTGCGGTGCGGGGGCTCGGGTTGGTGCACGCGGTGGTGACGTTGGAGGACGCGGCGGGGCTGCGGCCCGAAGAGGTCGAGAGCGTTGTGGATCTGGTGCGGACGGCGCAGGAGGCGGAAGTGGCGGCGGTGTTGAAGGAGCTGCGGCCGTCGACGTGGTCGGTGTCGTTGCGGTCGGTGAGTCGGATCGACGTGCGGGAGGTCGCGCAGCTGCTCGGTGGCGGGGGACATCGGCGGGCTGCGGGGTTCACGGCGCGCGGGGACGCGGCGGGGGTGTTGGCGGACCTGCTGGGGGCGTTGGAGACGGTCGAGCCGGAGGCCGGTGCGTGA
- the rbfA gene encoding 30S ribosome-binding factor RbfA: MVDQARARKLAKRISQIVASAIEHEVKDPRLARVTITDTKVTGDLHDAVVYYTVLGEKLDSEPDYAGAAMALESAKGVLRSMVGAQTGVRFTPTLAFMTDTVPGEALRMEELLARARKRDEKVAKIAIGAEPAGEADPYKAPREDDDDAEVEAESDSEAESARD; the protein is encoded by the coding sequence GTGGTCGACCAGGCACGGGCTCGCAAGCTCGCCAAGCGGATCTCGCAGATCGTCGCCTCGGCGATCGAGCACGAGGTCAAGGACCCGCGACTCGCCAGGGTGACCATCACCGACACCAAGGTGACGGGCGACCTGCACGACGCCGTCGTCTACTACACGGTGCTCGGGGAGAAGCTCGACTCGGAGCCGGATTACGCCGGGGCCGCTATGGCGCTGGAGAGCGCCAAGGGTGTGCTTCGGAGCATGGTGGGGGCGCAGACGGGGGTGCGGTTCACGCCCACGCTGGCTTTCATGACGGACACCGTGCCGGGGGAGGCTCTTCGGATGGAGGAGCTGTTGGCCAGGGCGCGGAAGAGGGACGAGAAGGTGGCGAAGATCGCCATCGGGGCGGAGCCCGCGGGGGAAGCGGATCCGTACAAGGCGCCGCGGGAGGATGATGACGACGCGGAGGTTGAGGCGGAGTCGGATTCTGAGGCGGAGTCTGCTCGGGATTGA
- a CDS encoding DUF503 domain-containing protein — protein sequence MFVGSLELDLLLGDVHSLKEKRSVVRPVVAELRRKFEVSAAEAGHLDLHRRALIGVAVVAADASHVRDLLASCERLVAGRPEVELLSAKHRLLGPEDE from the coding sequence GTGTTCGTAGGTTCACTCGAATTGGACCTGTTGCTCGGCGACGTCCATTCGTTGAAGGAAAAGCGTTCCGTGGTCCGCCCCGTCGTGGCGGAGTTGCGGCGCAAATTCGAAGTGTCCGCGGCCGAAGCCGGTCATCTCGACCTGCACCGCCGCGCGTTGATCGGGGTGGCGGTCGTCGCGGCGGACGCCTCCCATGTCAGGGATCTGCTGGCCTCCTGCGAACGACTGGTGGCCGGCCGACCCGAGGTCGAACTGCTCTCCGCCAAGCACCGGTTGCTTGGCCCGGAGGACGAGTAA